The DNA window CGTCGACGCGATCATTCTGCGCCAGCAGGTGCGAGCTCTTCTGAAGGAACACCTCGAGCGGGGAGGGGAACAGACCCTCGAGCGCGCTTACGAGCTGGGACGCACGGCTCTCGACGGCGGCATCGGACTGCTGCATATGATGGCCCTGCACCACGAGGCCCTCCGTGCCATGATGCAGGACGGCGGCGCTGCGCGGCTGCCGGAGGTGCTCGAAGCCTCGCAGGCCCTCCTGGTGGAGAGCCTTTCGCCCTACGAGATGACGCAGATGACCTTCCGCGAGACCACGGCGGCCTGGAGGCGGCTGAACGAGCGCCTCGAGGAGGAGGCGCAGCGCATCGCCCATGCCCTGCACGACGAATCAGGGCAGCTGCTGGTGATGGCGCACATCGCCCTGGCCGAGCTGGAAGAGGACCTGCCGCCGCGCAACCGCCGCCGCCTGCAGGAGGCGCGCGCCCTCCTCGATCAAATGGAAGAGCAGCTGCGCCGCATCTCCCACGAGCTGCGCCCCACGATCCTCGACGATCTGGGGCTGGTTCCGGCGCTGGAGTTCCTGGCCGAAGGGGTGTCGAAGCGCGGCGGACTGCATATCGAGGTGGAGAGCGAGATCGACGATCGTCTCGCCGCGGGCCTCGAGACCGCGCTCTACCGGGTGGTGCAGGAGGCGTTGACCAACGTCAGCCGCCACGCCCGCGCAAGGCGGGTGGTGGTCCGGCTCCGCCAGGAGGGCGGCGAGATCGTCTGCGCCGTGTGCGACGACGGCATCGGCTTCGATGCGACGCAAGTCATGGCGCCCGGCGCGCGTAGCGGGCTCGGGCTGATCGGCATGGAAGAACGCCTGTCCGTGCTGGGGGGGACGGTCTCGGTAAAGGCGGTCCCCGGGTGCGGCACCGAAATCTGGGTGCGCGTTCCAATGGAGGTCAGACATGTCCCTGCGCATATTGCTCGCGGATGATCACGTCATGGTCCGCCAGGGCCTGAAGGCTCTGCTGGAACGCGAAAAATTCGAGATCGCCGGCGAAGCGTCCGACGGCCGCGAGGCGGTGCGGCTGGCGGAGTCGCTGCGGCCCGACCTGATACTTCTGGACCTGGCGATGCCGTTGCTGAACGGAATGGACGCCACTCGCGAGATCCTGAAGTCCAACCCGAGCGCCAAGGTGATCCTGCTCACCATGCACTCCGAGGACTCCTACGTCCTGGAGGCCCTGCGCGCGGGGGCCGTGGGCTACGTGGTGAAGACACGCGCCTCGGGGGAGCTGCTGCAGGCCATTCGCGAGGTGCAGCGAGGCCATTTCTATCTGAGCCCCGGTGTGTCGCGCGTCGTGATCTCGGCGTTTCTGGCCAAGAACGAGCTCCCGATGGATCCGCTGACGGCCCGCGAGAGACAGGTCCTGCAGCTGATCGCGGAAGGTAAGACGACCAAGGAAGCCGCCGTGGTCCTGGATATCAGCGTCAAGACCGCCGAATCCCATCGGACGAGGATCATGCACAAGCTGAACATTCACGAGACCGCAGGATTGGTGCGTTACGCGATTCGGCTCGGCCTGACCCAGCCGTAGGGCGGCCGTTCAGGAACTTTTCCAAGTCGCAGGCTGTAGAAGAGGAATTCGCGAGGCACGGCGCGGCCCCGACGCTCTCCGGCGCTCGACGTTCTGGGTCCGTCGGCGCAAGACGGACCGGGAGCCGGCCCCTACTAGGTTTTCATTTCTCTCGCCGGGCTGGCCAGCGTGCGTGGTGGGGTCTGGGGAAAAACCCACGAGCTCAAGAGGCCAATAACCGGAAGGAATCTTGCAGGTGAATCCCTTACTTCAATGGTCATTTGTCGTCGATTTGGGCCCCCAGTCCAGGGATTCTCTACCTGACGTGTCCGGGATAGACCCGGTTCTATTTCTTCGCATCGGACCCTAATCTGGGAGCGTGGTCGGTGGGGTCTTTGCAGCGGAGAAACGGACATGAACATGAAAAAGATGCCATCCCATCGAAGGGACGCTCAAGCAAGAATTCTGGCGATGTACCTGATGGAACGGCCCGACGATCCGATTTCTAAGGAGCCATCGATGAAAGTCTTGGTCGCGGATGACGATCTCGGATTCCGAAGTACGCTGAAGCGAGTGATGGAAACCCGAGGGGGCTTCCAGGTATGGGAAGCCCGCGACGGCGAGGAGGCGGTGGAGCTGGCACGCGCGCTGCAGCCCGAGCTGATCCTGATGGATCTTTCGATGCCGCGCATGGACGGTCTTGAAGCGGTGCGCCTGATCCGCGCCTGGGATACCGAAGTGCGGATCATCGTCTGCTCGATCTACCAGGAGCCGATCTACCGGCGGGCGGCCCGGGTCTGCGGTGCCGACGCCTTCCTTCCCAAATCCCGCTGCTATTCGGAGCTGGACTGGATTCGCAAGTTTGCGGAGGGTAGCGAGAAAGTGAGCGAAGAGAAGATCGCCTGAGGCACGCTACTTGACCTTGGGAGGCTCCTTCCACTCGATGCCGCCCTTTCCTTCCGGGGCCAGCTTCGTCAGCGCGCTGGAGATCCGGTCGGTCTGGAGCATCAAGGGCACGGTCACCACGTAGGAGACCTCCTCCTCCGACGAGCTGCGCAGTTCGAAATCGGCGTGGTAGCGCCGCAGGAGCTGCTCGATGCGCGGGCGCAAGTCGGAGGTCTTGGGCCCGAGCTTCATCGACACCTCGAACCGCCGCGTCTGCGGCTCGAACCCCTCCAGGAGCCATAGCGCTCCCACCAGGAACAGCGTCGCGAAGCTGGCCAGCGCCAGCAGACCGGCTCCGGATGCCAGCCCCACCGACAGCGCCGAGAGCATCACCACGGCATCCTTGGGATCGCTGATCTTGGAGCGATAACGAATCAGGCTGGCCACGCCGACGATTCCGAAGGCCCGCGCCAGGTTGGAACCCACCACGAGCATGATCACGGCCCCCACGATGGCGAGGACGATCTGCGTCTGGATGACCGCCGGCTGGCGGTCCGGGGTTCCGCGCCGGCGGGGCCGGAAGGCCAGGGCCGCTCCCAGCAGGGTCGCCACCGGCAGGCGGACGCCGGCGGTTTTCAGCTCGGCAATGAGGGTCTTGGGAGACTGCTCGTTCACCGCCAGGGCGCTGGAGTCGCCGTTTGGAATGGGAGCAGCAGGGGAGTCTTCTTTGGCGGGCAGTCCGGGCGCCCAGGTGATCAGCATTCCGGCAAGGAGCAGAACAGCCCGCAAACCGGCGGCGCACGCCGCACCCCGCCTCACCGCCGCGCCTCGCGCCCGTCGCCAAGCTCGAGGCCCTGCGCGATCTTTTCCCTGATCTTCCTGACATATCGGGCTCGCACTTCGGGCGGATACTCCGCCGCCCGGAAGGCGTCGTCGAGCTGCCGGTCGCTGAGACGGCTCATGAGGCGGCAGATCCAGGCGACATCCGGGGGCTTCATGTCGCGCACCAGATCGGTGTGGTTCCCGTGGAAGTCGAACTCGACGCGGCCGTTGCGCACGCCGATGACGAAGTCCTGGCTCTCGAAGTCCTCCAGATCGTTGCGCGTTCCGATCGGCCAGCGGGTCTTGGCGAGGGAGGCTCCCACGTCCTGCACGACGTAGCGCCTCTCCTGCCCCTTTGGCCAGAGATCGCTGCGATAGACGCGATTGTTGGTTCGGTCCAGGTCCCAGTTGTTCAGAATGACGTTCGCGAGCACGAGGCCCCGATACGCGGGGGTCTCCACGAAGGGGTTCTTGTGCCATGACCATTCCCCTTCCGTCCGGTGGTCCGAGGCGAGGCGGAAACGGCCGGGCTCCGGTTGCGTGGTGGGTCCGCCCGCCATGCGCCAGTGCGACACGTACCGCACGATCGGCTGGTGGTAGCCGAGGGCCCACAGGATGCGCGAAGTGACGACCTCTGGCTGGGCCTCGTCGCCGAGCTTTACATCCCAGGTTCGCCCTTTCGAGTCCTTGACGTCGTACCCGTCGCTGTGGCCCTTCGTGTCGGAGCTCTTGAAATGAAAAGTCTCCCCCGACGCAATCTGGGGGCCCGGTGGCCCGGCAAAGAGGTCCCGCGACGGCAGGTCGACAGGCTTCACCCAGAGACTGCTGATTGGCTCGGCGGGGGTTTTGGTGGTCCCGGCGAAGGCGCCTTCAGGGAGCGCGCCGAGCAGCAGCGCGGCGACGAGCGCAGGGACGAATCGGCGGCTTCCGGCGGGCAGCCGGTAACGCGATACAGGATTCTTCATGACGCTCCTCCCGGTTCGGGTCGAACCTGACGCCAGTGTTCATCGGGTCGTCTTGGATAGAGTATTCGAATTGTCGGGGGTAGTGCGCAGCCAGCGTCGGGCCTCGTCGCAGGAGCGCAGCCAGCGCCGCGTCACGTCGTCCTGGGACCCCTTGGTGGCGGCCTCGCGGGTGCGGTAGACGACGCCGCAGTCGATGGTGCGGCCCGACACCCCGAGCGCCTGGTAGAACAGCGAGTCGCCGGAGATCTCCACCAGCATGCCCACGTTCTCCTTGTCGTATCCGAAGTCGGTGAAGTCCTGTGGATGCAGGTCCCCGAGGCGGAGCTTAGCGGCGCTGCCGTTCACGAAGTACTGGATGCCGCGCTGCGGCTTGCTGCGCTCGTAGAAGTGCTCGTGCCCATTGAAGACGACGTTCACCTGGTTGCGGACCAGGTCCTCCTCGAGCCAGCCGCGCATCTCCTTGGACTCGAGCGCATGCGTTCCCGAGGAGAAGAGGGGATGGTGGAAGAAGCAGATGCGCCAGTCGTTGTTGTTCGAGAATTGCTTGTCGAGCCACTCGCGCTGGGCGGGATTGGAGGGGTCGTTGCTGTTGAGGGCAACGAAGGTGCTGTATTGCTCGTGGAAGCTGTAATAGGGCTTGCCGCCCATGTGGAAGGGGGGAAAGTCGACCTGCCCTGCAAGGTCGTGGTTACCGAGCGTCGCCCGGAACTCCACCCGCGCGTCCAGGAAGGCCTTGTAGGGATCCAGGAACTGCCGCCGGTAATCCGTCGCCCCCTCGAGCCCGGCGTAGAGGTTGTCTCCCAGCAGCAGGATGAACTTGAAGCGGTTCCCCTGCGAGTAGTAGCTCCAGAGAGTCTCGGCCATCTTGCGCTGGTCCGGTCCGCCGGTCCCGGTATCGCCGAGCACGGCGAAGCGCAGGGAGCGGGAAATCTGCGGCATGGCGAGGTAGGAGTAGGTCTTTTGCGCCGGCGCCGAGGCTGCCGTGGTTCCCGGAGACTTCTGTGGCGCTTCCGGGAGCGCGTTGGGAATGAAGTCAAGAACGCAGACCGCTTCGGCATCGGTCAGGATGAGAGTTCTGCCGGAGAACCGATACTCGACCTCCTTGGGGAGCGGTGGCAGATCCACGGTCAGGACGGCCGGCAGGGGCGGTGCGTTGATGCGCGTATTGATCGCGACCTTCGGAGGCGGTCCCTTGTAGATGGTGGGATCGTTCTGCTCCTCCAGAGCGTCGCGCACGGTGGCCTCCGCAGGTCCCTGGAAGGCGGAGGCGATCGCATGCTTGACATAGGTCATGCCTTCGGCCGTAAACAGATCACCCTGCTTCGCCTTCGCTCTCAAGTCGCAGATGTCTTTGCCCAGGACGGCACGGCGCTTTTCCTGGGACACCGCCTGTTTCCCAGGCGTGTTGCCTTTCGGGACCTCGCTCTCGGCTTTCTGGCGCAAAGGCTTGGTCGCCTCGGTGTACTTCTGCAGCTCCGCCACGAATGACTCCGATCCGGGCGCCACCACGGCCGTCTGCTGCGGGGCGGCTGCGGAACAGCCTCGTGCCATCAGCAGGGCGAGGCAGGCGCCGGAGGCGAGCTCGAAGACCCGCAAAGTGTGCTTCATGCGGAGATTATGCCCGCTGGCAGATGCATTCCCTATCAGGTGAATCCCTGAGATTCGGCCATTTGTAATGTTTTGGTTTGGGAAGAAGCGGAGTCTGGTTGCCCTGAAAACCACGACGGGGGGCCGGCGTCAGGAGCGTCCCAGACGGCCCGATTTCTTGAAGTACCTGGCGGTGGCGTA is part of the Candidatus Polarisedimenticolia bacterium genome and encodes:
- a CDS encoding ATP-binding protein, whose product is MSVDAIILRQQVRALLKEHLERGGEQTLERAYELGRTALDGGIGLLHMMALHHEALRAMMQDGGAARLPEVLEASQALLVESLSPYEMTQMTFRETTAAWRRLNERLEEEAQRIAHALHDESGQLLVMAHIALAELEEDLPPRNRRRLQEARALLDQMEEQLRRISHELRPTILDDLGLVPALEFLAEGVSKRGGLHIEVESEIDDRLAAGLETALYRVVQEALTNVSRHARARRVVVRLRQEGGEIVCAVCDDGIGFDATQVMAPGARSGLGLIGMEERLSVLGGTVSVKAVPGCGTEIWVRVPMEVRHVPAHIARG
- a CDS encoding response regulator transcription factor, whose translation is MSLRILLADDHVMVRQGLKALLEREKFEIAGEASDGREAVRLAESLRPDLILLDLAMPLLNGMDATREILKSNPSAKVILLTMHSEDSYVLEALRAGAVGYVVKTRASGELLQAIREVQRGHFYLSPGVSRVVISAFLAKNELPMDPLTARERQVLQLIAEGKTTKEAAVVLDISVKTAESHRTRIMHKLNIHETAGLVRYAIRLGLTQP
- a CDS encoding response regulator transcription factor, whose translation is MKVLVADDDLGFRSTLKRVMETRGGFQVWEARDGEEAVELARALQPELILMDLSMPRMDGLEAVRLIRAWDTEVRIIVCSIYQEPIYRRAARVCGADAFLPKSRCYSELDWIRKFAEGSEKVSEEKIA
- a CDS encoding DUF4956 domain-containing protein, yielding MRRGAACAAGLRAVLLLAGMLITWAPGLPAKEDSPAAPIPNGDSSALAVNEQSPKTLIAELKTAGVRLPVATLLGAALAFRPRRRGTPDRQPAVIQTQIVLAIVGAVIMLVVGSNLARAFGIVGVASLIRYRSKISDPKDAVVMLSALSVGLASGAGLLALASFATLFLVGALWLLEGFEPQTRRFEVSMKLGPKTSDLRPRIEQLLRRYHADFELRSSSEEEVSYVVTVPLMLQTDRISSALTKLAPEGKGGIEWKEPPKVK
- a CDS encoding metallophosphoesterase; the encoded protein is MKHTLRVFELASGACLALLMARGCSAAAPQQTAVVAPGSESFVAELQKYTEATKPLRQKAESEVPKGNTPGKQAVSQEKRRAVLGKDICDLRAKAKQGDLFTAEGMTYVKHAIASAFQGPAEATVRDALEEQNDPTIYKGPPPKVAINTRINAPPLPAVLTVDLPPLPKEVEYRFSGRTLILTDAEAVCVLDFIPNALPEAPQKSPGTTAASAPAQKTYSYLAMPQISRSLRFAVLGDTGTGGPDQRKMAETLWSYYSQGNRFKFILLLGDNLYAGLEGATDYRRQFLDPYKAFLDARVEFRATLGNHDLAGQVDFPPFHMGGKPYYSFHEQYSTFVALNSNDPSNPAQREWLDKQFSNNNDWRICFFHHPLFSSGTHALESKEMRGWLEEDLVRNQVNVVFNGHEHFYERSKPQRGIQYFVNGSAAKLRLGDLHPQDFTDFGYDKENVGMLVEISGDSLFYQALGVSGRTIDCGVVYRTREAATKGSQDDVTRRWLRSCDEARRWLRTTPDNSNTLSKTTR